TTTGCTTATCGCGTTCCATATAGCATTCAAAATCAGCACTAAAAAGAAAGGGATGTCTTCTTTGGAATTGTCGGAAGAGTACGAATTACGGCAGAAGACTTGTTGGGAATTCAAGCGAAAGATACAGTATGCAATGAAAAGCTCATGCAAGTATCCGCTTAATGGTCAAGTCCATGTCGATGAATTCTATATTGGCGGAGAGGAAGAACAGAAACGTGGTCGTTCCAAAGGGAAAAAGCGCCTAGTTCAAGTCGCACTTGAGATATTGCCCGGCAAGGGCGTCGGCAGAGCGTATGCGCGAGCCATAGAAAATGCCTCGGCAGAATCCCTGAAACCATTGTTCATCGATCACATATCCAAAGAGGCTGAAATCGTCACTGACGAGTGGAACGGCTATTTGCCAATAAAATCCGACTATCCAAAGCTAACACAAAGGAAATCCGAAGATGGATCGTCATTTCCCGATATACATATACACATTATGAATATCAAGGGATGGTTGAGGGGAATACATCATCACTGTTCAAAAGCGCAGCTCCAAGGCTATCTTGACGAGTATCATTTTCGATACAATAGACGCAATAACATGGACACAATATTCGATGTGCTTATCAGACGGATGGCTAATTCAGAACCTTTTAGACTGCAAACCAATAAATTGCGTAGTGCGACTTAAACGCCTATGCCTAAAATCTTTTTTATCTTTCAAGGTTGCCTGATATGTAAACTTTTTATATCTTTGCTGCATGAAACAGGAACGGACCATATCAGCCTACAAGAATTATTTCACGGACTTCATATCATCCATTAGAAAAGAGGAAGCCCGCAAGATATACTATATTCTTGATATGCTGAAAGTTCAGGAAAGGGTAAGCAGCAAGTTCGTAAAGTATCTGCGTGAAGAGCTATATGAAATCCGTGCTGAATATGGAGGCAACGTCTTCCGGGTATTCTTCATATTTGATGACGGGAACATCGTAATCCTGTTCAACGGATTTCAGAAAAAGACACAGAAGACACCGCCTTCCGAAATAGAAAAGGCATTAAAGATAAAGGAGGAGTATTATGAAAACAAAAAATGAAAACCTGACCAGCATCGATGCTATCATGGATGAGGAATTTGGCAAGCCGGGAACACCTGAACGTGAGGAGTTCCGTAAGGAGGCATACGCCTACTGCATGGGACAGATTATATGTGATGCCAGAAAGAAGGAAAAGATGACCCAGTCCGAACTGGCTGAAAAAATCGGGACCAACAAGTCCTATATCTCCAGAATAGAAAAAGGTATTGTAGATCCGGGTATCAGTACGTTCTGCCGTATCATTGATGCACTCGGATTGAAGATTGAAATTGTCAAACCGGTATTATAATGGAAAATTATCAGGAAAAAGCCAGAGAAAACTTTTACCGCAACCGTCCGTACGGCATTCACATTGATTATGCCCGAAAAGGATTTGTACTGTTCAATCACTATACAAATAGTCTCGGCAAACAGGAAACCGGTTCTATTGAAGGCCTTCCCCTTGAAAAGTTCGAGGATGTGGACGCGATACCATTGAACGGGAAAATTATAAAAAATGGTAACCAGACAACAGACATCTATTTCTATACGGACGATTCAAATCCTTACAAAAACATGAAGCTGGATATGGATGCTCTGAAACAGTATAACCGGTTCATTTATCCCCTGTCACTTTTTTTAGACAGGATATTATAACAAGACAGCCGTGAATCATGATAAATTCACGGCTGTCTTGTTTCTATGGCACAAAAAGCAATCTGTATTCTTCTTTTCTTCTCCTTTCTATTGACGAAATTTTCTTTCCCTTATAGTAACAATATCGTATGAAGTCCGCATAAATATCCCGGTTACCGGCTTCCAGTTTCCTTATCAACGTGCTTTTGAGCATCTTGCCATAGCCGAGCAACTTATATGGTCCCACCTGGTATGCCAGACATGCAACCAAAAGCGAATCCTTTCCCAGATGTCGGAACAATGCACACATTTCCTTCAGGTCTTTTCTCAGAATACTGTCTCCCTCACTTTCTGTCAGTCTGGCAGGAAACTTTTCCCCTTTTCTGATACGGTGACCGTATGCAACATACGGATGATGTTCCGGACCATGCCATCCTTCGTATTTTTTGATACACCTGACAGCCGTTTCCCAACGTGAGTCTTCCACATTCTCCTGTGCACGCAAAGAAGTTACCGTCATGGCCAGTACCACCAACGGCAGTACTGACCTTAGAAGTCTTACGGTTATTATAAGGCACCTCCTTCCTGAACTGACAATGAATCTTCCACAGTACCTGTTTCTTCATCACCTGCATCGTTGAAGTCAAATTCCATTTCTGTCATGTTTCCCCAGTTGTCTTCGACAACGACAATGAAGTTCTGCGCCTCGTCACATAGTGAAGTATAATACAGCCTGAACTTCCGGTTCTCCAGCAGATAACGGTCATTCGGCATGAATTCAAGACCGTTGTCCAGTTTCAGGGAACCTTCCCCGTCATACTGGAAATAACGGATCGTATAGACCGTACCGTCAAAATCGCCCTCACTTTTGAGTTCACATCGTATTTCCGCCGTCTCATTCCTGTTCAGTTCCTTGGGAACCGGCATTGTTTCCACGGTAAACGGATAACTCTGCTGGATTTCCAGCTCGGATTCGCACGAGGTCAGTACAAGACTGACCAGACCTATGCAGAACATGGCAATCTTACCTGCCAGCCCAAATCCTTTTCTTATATTCTTTTCTGTCTTCATTTGTTTTCCCTTGTTTTTGTCAGATATTCATTCAAGTCCTTAAATCCATCATACAGACCGGAACAGTCCGTAACCTTATTCCCGAAATGTATGTTCAAAGTCTCCAGTGCGGTAATCCCGGCCCGGTCACGGTCAAGAAAGCACCGGATTTTGCCGTAACCCTCCAGAACGGCATACGACCGTTCCAGATTGGATACAGAGTTCAGCACCAGGCAGTCCTCGTCCTTCACAATCCGCAATACCAATGCCGAAAGGAAATCTATAAACCCTTCAAACACGCAGCACGTATCCTGTTTCTTTCCGGACAGGGACACACAGGAAATGTCCTTGGGAGAGATGCATCCCTTGAACATCGGGTTACGGAGTTCATAACCGCCGCTCCGGTTCATGAAGCCTATGGCAAAATACCGTTTGCCCCGTATTCCATATGCCACTTCCTTGCAGAATCTCCCGGCTATGGCCGGATCAATGCCTCTCTCTTTCAGATAAGCTTTCAAAGCCTCATGATTCAGTTCCGTCACTTTCACGTCCTCGAATCCGGAAACGCGGGGTATCTTCTTACGTTCCTGTAAAGGCCGGAGGGGAAGGATGCCGGATTTCCCTGAAAGGAACTCCAGCTGTTCCATGAAACCGGTGCTTCCGGTCAGTTCTCCGGCAAGATGGAAGATGTCACCTCCCTTTCCGAGGCCAAAATCAAACCAGACATTCCGCTGCGTATCCACCTTGAAGGATGCGGTTCTCTCATTTCTGAAAGGGGATCTGAACCAGACATCATTTCCTTTACGGGATACAGGCATATGCCCCAGATCTTCAAGAAAACCGACAAGAGAAATACGTCTAATCTGTTCCAGTTCCATAACCCGCTAATTTATCATAAAACGAA
The Phocaeicola salanitronis DSM 18170 genome window above contains:
- a CDS encoding type II toxin-antitoxin system RelE/ParE family toxin, which codes for MKQERTISAYKNYFTDFISSIRKEEARKIYYILDMLKVQERVSSKFVKYLREELYEIRAEYGGNVFRVFFIFDDGNIVILFNGFQKKTQKTPPSEIEKALKIKEEYYENKK
- a CDS encoding IS1595-like element ISBasa1 family transposase, producing the protein MGTRNQFKGVNSIKFYQRFVSDDECYKYLADIKWENGYICKRCGHTHYCKGTKPYSRRCTKCKHDESPTAGTMFDKLKFPLLIAFHIAFKISTKKKGMSSLELSEEYELRQKTCWEFKRKIQYAMKSSCKYPLNGQVHVDEFYIGGEEEQKRGRSKGKKRLVQVALEILPGKGVGRAYARAIENASAESLKPLFIDHISKEAEIVTDEWNGYLPIKSDYPKLTQRKSEDGSSFPDIHIHIMNIKGWLRGIHHHCSKAQLQGYLDEYHFRYNRRNNMDTIFDVLIRRMANSEPFRLQTNKLRSAT
- a CDS encoding glycoside hydrolase family protein, with amino-acid sequence MTVTSLRAQENVEDSRWETAVRCIKKYEGWHGPEHHPYVAYGHRIRKGEKFPARLTESEGDSILRKDLKEMCALFRHLGKDSLLVACLAYQVGPYKLLGYGKMLKSTLIRKLEAGNRDIYADFIRYCYYKGKKISSIERRRKEEYRLLFVP
- a CDS encoding helix-turn-helix domain-containing protein, whose translation is MKTKNENLTSIDAIMDEEFGKPGTPEREEFRKEAYAYCMGQIICDARKKEKMTQSELAEKIGTNKSYISRIEKGIVDPGISTFCRIIDALGLKIEIVKPVL
- a CDS encoding DUF3872 domain-containing protein; the protein is MKTEKNIRKGFGLAGKIAMFCIGLVSLVLTSCESELEIQQSYPFTVETMPVPKELNRNETAEIRCELKSEGDFDGTVYTIRYFQYDGEGSLKLDNGLEFMPNDRYLLENRKFRLYYTSLCDEAQNFIVVVEDNWGNMTEMEFDFNDAGDEETGTVEDSLSVQEGGAL
- a CDS encoding toprim domain-containing protein, coding for MELEQIRRISLVGFLEDLGHMPVSRKGNDVWFRSPFRNERTASFKVDTQRNVWFDFGLGKGGDIFHLAGELTGSTGFMEQLEFLSGKSGILPLRPLQERKKIPRVSGFEDVKVTELNHEALKAYLKERGIDPAIAGRFCKEVAYGIRGKRYFAIGFMNRSGGYELRNPMFKGCISPKDISCVSLSGKKQDTCCVFEGFIDFLSALVLRIVKDEDCLVLNSVSNLERSYAVLEGYGKIRCFLDRDRAGITALETLNIHFGNKVTDCSGLYDGFKDLNEYLTKTRENK